The following nucleotide sequence is from Hylaeus volcanicus isolate JK05 chromosome 3, UHH_iyHylVolc1.0_haploid, whole genome shotgun sequence.
AAACAGATGATAGAtggatggaaatattttacgcgGACAACGAGGCTAGAGATACAGATGCAATATGCATAGAATCTTCTGTTAATTCGGAACTTTCACAAGTTGATGGAGGCTTTCTATCATGGGTTGTCACTGCATTCAAAGTTACGTAAGTATAATAAAGCACagtaagtaatatttataataaaccaCAAAATAATACTTTGCCATTATAATTCTAGGGATGATGAATTACTAAAACGGGCTGGACCTGAtggtttattatatatatcatTTGAACGTCATTTAATCATCTTAACAGGCTTAATGGTTGTTGTATCCTTATGCATAGCTTTACCAATTAATTTCCATGGAAGTATGCAAGGAGATGATGCAACATTTGGCCATACAACATTGTCAAACTTAGATCCAATGTCTACATGGATTTGGGTGCATACAATGTTAATCTTATCTTATCTACCAGTTGGAAGTTATGTTAtgagacattttttaaaaaaggtatGGTATGTTATTGATGGCACATggggaaataaatatttttacactgttATACTTTTACACTGTGTAGGTGCAGAACGCGAAACACGGTGGTGAATTGGCAGCTAgaacattattaattactgAAATACCAGAGCATCAGTGTAAAGTTCAGACCCTTAtcgaatatttcaagtatGTAATTCGTATTAACATAAAACGTCAAAAACTTCATTTTACTTCATTATTACTTTCAGAGAAGCGTTTCCTACTTTAACAGTGGAAGACGTTACGTTAGCTTATGATATTAGACGACTTTCAGCATTAGACATGAAAAAGGATTGTGTTGAGCAAGCTCGTTTATACTGCGAAAACTATGCAAGAAAAAGAGAAcctttaaaaatgtatccataTCCGTGTGGCCAAGTGATAGGTTgttgttgtaaatatgtatgtaatttatatctgGAAATATTGTACCAAATCCGCAGATAAATATCTTATTTCTTCTATAGAAAATCGATGCCTATGAATTTTACATGAACGAAGAAATGCGATTGACTGCGTtagtcgaagaagaaaaaagggtCGCACTAACTAGGCCTCTAGGAGTAGCTTTTGTGACTTTAGGTCAGTTAGTGCTATTGCAATGaaataacagtaataataataataatgatatcaATAAACAGGTACATCTGGAGAAGCTAGAACAATGCGAAAACAACTAAATTCGTCGCCAAGCATGAAATGGGTTGTTAATTACGCACCGACACCATCCGATATTTTTTGGGAAAACCTAAGCATACCAAGACCGTGTTGGTATTTAAATGCTGTTTTGATCAATTTTGCTTTGGGCAtcatattgttttttcttacTACACCATTTGTAAGTCATTTACTATTGATAAACTGTCGCTGATTAAGTTGATACCTACTTTAATCGCATTTCCATTCGATATATTTGTAATGTCTGATTTCAGGTAATACTATCCGCTTTAAACAACCTACCgatcacagataaaattaagaattttagtCCAATAGTTTCGTCTTTTTTTCCAACTGTAATATTAGTCAGCGTGGCTGCTTTAATGCCTGTATTAGTAGCAAGAAGTGAATCGTTAGTTAGACATTGGACTAGAAGCGGCCTAAATCGGGCAGTAATGACAAAAACATTGCTGCTTTTACTACTGATGGTCCTCATATTACCTAGTTTAGGCCTAACCAGTGCCAAGGCATTTTTCGAGCGGACTGTGAATCCAGCGAATAACACAATAAACTGGGAGTGTGTATTTTTACCTGATCAGGTGAGATTATGTTTATGCTGTAATTAATACATCCTAGAATcgtatcaaatatatttatgcataaaTACAATTACGTTTTTATAGGGCGCTCTGTTTGTAAATTATGTTATTACCGCAGCCTTGCTTGGAAGTGGCTTGGAGCTCGTCAGATTTCCTGAACTCGCGTTGTATACCTTCAGATTATGTATAGCTCGTAGTAAGGCGGAAAGAATACATATTAGAAAAGCAGTATTATGGGAATTTCCACTAGGTGCTCATTATGCCTGGTTACTCTTAGTTTTTACTATGACAACAGTGTACAGCTTAGCTTGTCCGTTGATTACACCTTTTGGGTTGCTATATCTTATAGTAAAACATCTGGTATGTTTAACAATTCACATTAAAGGTCAtcaacattattatatataaaatgttgataaacAAATACGTTACACAGGTGGACAGACACAATCTATGTTTCGCATACGGACCAAGCGTGGGGGGTGGTCAGTTAGCAGGAGCAGCGGCTAATGCTACCGGAGTCGCACCGATTTTGGCTCAAGCCGCGTTATTGGCTTTAGGTTTAGTACGAGGAGGCTTGTCGCCCTTGGCTGCTGTACAACTTACTGGTCTTGCCGCAAGCATTTTAGGTCTTGTCACCGGAGCTACCTTACCCAGATCAAAGTCTAAGGTACAGAAGTCACAAAAGTATTCCTGTTCCTTCGACtgctaattttaatttaatataaagtcaatttatttacagacaCAAATGTTGAAAAGAGATCTATCGTCTggtcaaaattttgttgcgCCCGTGTTACGAAAGGAACAACAGACTCCTATAGAAGAAATCCCGTCTACCGCATCGAATTCTGATCTCAATCTCATAATAAGTAACAGTACTTCTACGGTCCAAGAGAGTCCAAAACTTTATCAAGATTATGGTAAAGAATCGCAAgcgtaaatttcatttacaacaGTCAAAGCGTCTAACACATATATTAAACGCAATTTAATTGAGATGTTGAACGCGCAAGTGGTGCACTAACGAATAATTCAGTGCAAAcgcaatgaaacattttaaacgcTGTGactgattattaaaattccatatATCGCAATATCGTACAAGTAACTACGATAAAACTAGTCATTTGTGAATATAATCCAACTTATTCATAAAGCATCAAGATTTCTCAACGCGGAAGTTTTAAAGTCAGCATAAGTAACGTAATGTTTCACTTATAAaagcattgaaattaaataatcaggCGTCAAAAAggaaatttgataatattgaatttgtaCTTATATTatcgaaatgtaaaaataaagtattatccaaataataataataacaacaacaacaataataataatcgatattattatttatctgcGTTTTTTACGTTTTGCCATTCACAATTTTGCGGAAGCTATTATTCCGttatcgattctttttcttgtacCTTTGTgctcatttgtttttaaataattttaactacATAATTGCGATTGTTCCGCAAGTAGTATTGAAATCCGATAATGAATTGCGCGagctattgaaaatttctttagaaCAACAGTAATAATATACTCCACATGATATGTGCAAGCAAGATACGCacacttttataaataattacaaatactaACCGTACGAGAATGTTATATGTACTTGtgtccactttttttttttttttgaagttttttttacacTTACGGTTAAGAAAATCGTACTAAATATATACTAAAAGTTGGGAAGTGACATAGTCATTTTCGCTTATCTTACacaaaactgttttttttttgcattcaatttttgtcTCACATTTTTACCAACCGAGCACACTAATTCGtatgtacaattttaaatatatatataaggaaaaaactattaacaaaatttgattattcTTCACTTTACGATAGTCACAATTAAGCAAAAGTCTAAAAATTCCTTTATCGcacattataatttaacaaaaaacacCTAAACGAATCGTTATGGATAATGCGTAATGATTTCGATTATTCGACGTCTTAATACTAATCCTAagtattgttaaaaataacataattcatgtaatacaagttttcaaacatttacaaGGCAGTGTGAACGTATAGTTGCTTCGGCGGCTGATAACCTATTACTTAGCCGATGCAAATtgttcttaaaataaatacaaatttcgaacggAAAGCGAAGGACAAAGAAAGTATTCAACTGGCTCATAGACATCtctaaaagtaaatattggGCCCTTGTAAGTTCACTTGTATAAGAGTTCAAACTAATTTCGACAAGGCACTGAATTAGTATGTTAcactttcaaattaaatactcGTATTACAATTGATGAATacttatataaaagaaatgtatgaTTACTTTGGGGATGTGTTATGTTTTACTTTTAgataaacaacaaaattcatgttaatcgataaatataatttctggAAACGAATTGCTAAGAACTTTTGAAAGTTTGGAAcattattatgataaataaaattttttattcgattggTCTAATTGAGAAATGAATAGTGTTTTGTAAATAAGAAGATACACTGTTCACTCGAACAGACTGCCACCGATTATGGCCTCTAGTTGACTAGATGTAAGATTATTTAACTCTTCTACTTGATCCTCCTCCTTTTTTAATCTTAGGGACAATCGATGTAATGTTTTTCTCTTCATACTTTGCAAACTATATTCGTATGGCATAAAACCAGTAGATTGTATTACATCCTCGTCATCTTCTTTCTGAGATTCTTCGCTTTCTTCACTGCTTGGATGAACCTACGAGGCATATTGCCATTTATGAGATCTATTTCATTAATCTCGACGCAATCCTACTTTTACTTTTGACAAATGCTACTTCTCGTAAATACTCATTAGGAAGCATAATACTCtacataaattcaaaaagaaactCAGGTTTACAACCAATTACGTGCACTAAAGTGCTACAAGTAACGCGACTGcccacaataaaaatatatatacaatgaTACGATTTGAAAGTCTATGTCGAACCAATAAATTTACTCACCAATATATacgtaaaagtaaataattaattagcgataaataaatcgtttgTTAACTGGAAGTTAGGAATTTTTCTGTTACTACAATTACACTACAAATTAAAAGAGGTCCAAAGAGATAATAGCAAAAGTATACACTCACTTGAACGTATAAACTTAAACAGAACATGTTTGTTTGTTACTACTTCTCACTACTGCCAATGTCAGGGAGAGGATGCTGggaacaatgaaaaataattacaaaaaaaaaaaagttaattatcattaatctttcttttttggaAACATACGAACCGTGAATGTTACATCAACAGTGATATCGTATCATTTGCATAGAATTTCAACAATAATCGCATGTTTTTGTATCCCGGtgaatatacaaaatgaacGCAGCATAGCGTTAATtagaattcgaaaaatgaatttagaaCATAGCGAAGTCGTCGATGACATGTAGAAGCTaacataatttatgtattccTCATATAAGTATGGAAAGTTACATAtaatcgaaatttgaaaacttcGTAAATATTACCTCAACGTAAAAAGTAACATACATGAATGATTTGAGATAAAAACACTGATGAATAAAAAGGATTCTTCGTCGATCAAAAGTTCGCTCAGTGGTCTACTATCttcaaattcattattttgtgTACAATTTTCTGTTCATGCTTACCACCACCAACGCAATTCATCGCCAACTTGTTTTAcgttaatatgtaaataatgtaaataaaataaaagaagctATCTATATACGAAACATAAAGTACTTCCGGATGAAAGCTATGGACGAGCATCAGAGAGCCTGTATGATTGCTTATCTTTCCTCACAGTTTGGAATGatggtatttttattacagtgTTTCATTTATCTCACCTCTACTATGGAAACTCTTGGCGATGGTTCACGTGGTACTGCTTTTTCCATGATTGCGAGAGGACTACCGGAGTCTGTGGAAGAATATTCTTTGTCTGTTTCGGTATCATTATCCGAATAATCTTTTTCATCTTCGATAGATGATCTTTGCATTTCCATACTTTCGTGAAGTTTGCAAACAAAACCACCCTTTTCACCATATTCGAACAAGTTTCCGTCAAGATGTACTGCAAACAACGGTagcacatttatttttaattgataaatacAAATGCTTTTTGAATGTGATAATGAACACAGCATATAATAATTACCTTGACAAAAGGCAACGCTACAGAATGCACAATGCGCGGATGTTCTACGGCCACATTCCGTGCAATGATGCCAAGGACAACTAAACCTTGAATCTGTACCGTCAATTTCTACGCAAGCATTGTGGTACTTTTTATTGCATGTTTTTTGATCACAAACCACAAAATCTTCTAACTTGTCGATTTCTTGTCCACAGCTCCAACAAGTCACATGTTTCCTTGATCTAATGTCGAAGGAGAATCAATGTTATCTCAAAGCAAAGAGTCggtaaaacagaaatattgataattgtACACACCTTCTTTGACGTTTTATTTTGTCTATTTTCTCGAACTTTTTTTGTTGAATCAAAGGTGCCGTTACTTGTGATTTCTGTACCTTTAAACCTATGAATCCACTACAATTTGGTGCACCACACAAACAGGGCTTTCGAGTTTCACCATCGCAAgctaaattataattaaaagttaattctTCACCGGGGTCTATATCGCATAACGCAAACAGACCTATGCGCGTATCCCCATTTACCGTCCATTTTTGTGTCTCGCAATTTGGTGAACACGAATGATCTGCATTCCAAAAACAGTAGGTTAAAGTGTAAGTTCatcctttcttatttcttaaaaacacGAAATACTCACTCATAAATCGACTTAAATTGCCTTTTGGTTCGGCATCGATCGTTCTATTATTATCtatagttaaaaaataaaaattctcgttctttaattctttttttctatgtaGCCTCCGTTTGTATTCAGCCTCGTCTATAACTTCCCCTACATACTCGATAACAAATTGTCCCGCggtaattaattctaaacttCTAAGACCCCAACCACGACCAGTAGTATGAAACGGTTCCATAGCTGGATATTGTCTTCTTACAAATGCCTGATTATTACACTTTGGACCAGCTGGACAAATGCCAGGACTACATTCGACTAATAATATTCGATTCAAACAATCTGTTCCAGGTGCACATGGATTCTCCCATTCCGCATCGCAATCGCACGCGACGATACTTTCAACTTCTGTCGGTTTTACGTTACCAACCGGTTTATTGACCTAGAAATCCAACATTATTGCTAATTAGTAGTTTATGTACATCGATGTAAATAATGGTAAATGTAGAAGAAGACAATTTTACTTTCAGCTTAACATAAGGCGGAGGTTTCAGGCCTCGTGGCCCATTATCTTTTGCAGCtgctctttcaatttttaaacgttgatgaatttgattagCTTCCTCTAACGCTTTACGAAATGTACCgtctctattattttttttaccaattgGTGGTTTTATATTTGCATCACCATCCTGATAAAGAAAAGCACGACCTCTAAAAGGAGATAAACGCTCAATCGTTACATTTTGTAATCAGTagacatatttattatcacaAGAAAATCTGAATGCTTACCTGTGAAcccaataataattatttgatccTAAAAACATTACACAAAATTTGCCAAAACTATGAGGTATAGCTTCTATATTTTCAGGTATTTCGTGGGGATAACAAACACGGGATGGCCACCAACGGTAATTACCAAGTTTAACCCATACTACTTCCCCGTACAAAGGCAGTCTGCCAGTTTCACAGTCTTCGCATATAAATGCACCATCCGGCGCATCAATCCCTAagataattattcgaatgaaattttctccaTCTCTAACTACTACCACCACAGCTATCACTGCTAGTGTTGTATttcaattagaaataattacctAGACACTCGAGATGAAAAGATGTCGGGCACGTATCGCAGCAGATAAGACTTCCACCTTTAGTACATAAAAAGCACCACGCTGCGTTTACTGGAGGATGAGGTGCCTGATAATGTTTCGGACAAACTATTTGACTGCCGGTTAGAATCATTGAACCAGCAGGCAAACAAGATGTAGATGTATGATACGATGACGGGCAGCGAACGCATCGTGCTAATTTCTCACTTGGTGTTCTCGAATGACTATCCTGTGGATTATCCGAACTGCACGTGTGACACACGTGATACGGGCAAGTTAAACGGCCTCCCTGCCAATGAGACTAAGAAGAAggcaaaaatatttgttataataaatagtacaTTTTACACGATACAGTTTACAAGGCAAACAACGTTTTTGCTATTACTTGCGGCCATGACTTCAAGCAAGACGAATGATAATGTTTTCCACAGGCTAATACAGTACATCTTATTCTATCACCTTCTCTTTCGTTGCATATAAAGCATGCGGGTGCTACGCCTGACAAACAATCAATACATTTGAATAACTCGTCTTCTTGTTCTTCGATTTTgcctaaaattaaaaacatttgtttaatcgaataaaatgaaatacatgaatatatataacaattcTTAGGTTGACGGTACCATTATATTCATCGTCGTCGatattgttttgtttaatctCCTTTACATCGTCGAGAATCTTATCGTCCATTGTACTCTCGTCGATGGAATGTTCTGGACTAGATTCTCCAGGTTTTACGCAAGATAGATGAAAGTATGAATAGCAAGGACCTTTACACCTAGTTAACTTTCCagttttttcacaaatttGGCAAACTTTCTCTTGCTTCATTCCTTTAAAGAGATTATACGGTCTACTTCGCTTTGTTTCCGAAAcactcgtttcttctttttcaactTTGATTCTTGACTTTTTGTTGTCTTTTACATTTGCATCTATATCTATCAATAAATCTTCTTCATGGTCTGACGAACTTTCTTTTACACTACTACTACTTGTGTCTGTTGATATAtatgttcgatattttttacgaAACGCAGAATTCATAGTACCCCAAGTTTtcctcaaatattttctaatatcaTTTTCCGTCGCATCAGGATATTCATCTTCCAACATATCTCTGTTCCGTTCATAATATACTTCAAAAACACCTTTTTTATACTCTTCAGCCCTACAGTCAACTTTTTGCGGAATAGAGACTTCGTCACTCAAGCCCTTTTGACTTTGCGGAGATAACGGCGGAGTATCCGAATTAAGTTTCGAATTACTCTTACCATTTTCATACTTTAAAGTCTTAGATTTTGTTCCATCTGTTTTGTACTGCGGCTTATCTAATTCGTCTGCCTgcaacaatattaaattaaatatttataatagtaacTTTACATAAGATTgtatcttaaaaatttcatttctacatTTACATTCTCCCGTTTAATACGTTTAATATCCAATCCACTCAAATCAGTTGAATACTTCCTCTTATTAGTTTTATCTTTTTCATCTAATGCGAGTGTTTTTGGTGATCTGCTTTTtgcattcttttcttttggtttAAAAGTATTTGCTCTCTCGTCGTTGCTCATTGGTTGAACTTCCATAGCTTCTTCAACCGCGCTTTCCCATTTGGACTTAATTCCaggttttataataaatgcagCAGCATATTTTGGATCTCTCTTCTTAATTTCTGCAGTTATCGATTCTGACAATTTCTTAAAGTCAGCAAGATTTGTAAATGGTATCATAGAATTTGAAGAGA
It contains:
- the LOC128873094 gene encoding calcium permeable stress-gated cation channel 1, translating into MGDNYFHLNLRENPSVNSCISTLKYNTTIITDVYAGIPENLLLNFIGFLFLFILFGLLRKKAWNYGRLALLNKTDDRWMEIFYADNEARDTDAICIESSVNSELSQVDGGFLSWVVTAFKVTDDELLKRAGPDGLLYISFERHLIILTGLMVVVSLCIALPINFHGSMQGDDATFGHTTLSNLDPMSTWIWVHTMLILSYLPVGSYVMRHFLKKVQNAKHGGELAARTLLITEIPEHQCKVQTLIEYFKEAFPTLTVEDVTLAYDIRRLSALDMKKDCVEQARLYCENYARKREPLKMYPYPCGQVIGCCCKYKIDAYEFYMNEEMRLTALVEEEKRVALTRPLGVAFVTLGTSGEARTMRKQLNSSPSMKWVVNYAPTPSDIFWENLSIPRPCWYLNAVLINFALGIILFFLTTPFVILSALNNLPITDKIKNFSPIVSSFFPTVILVSVAALMPVLVARSESLVRHWTRSGLNRAVMTKTLLLLLLMVLILPSLGLTSAKAFFERTVNPANNTINWECVFLPDQGALFVNYVITAALLGSGLELVRFPELALYTFRLCIARSKAERIHIRKAVLWEFPLGAHYAWLLLVFTMTTVYSLACPLITPFGLLYLIVKHLVDRHNLCFAYGPSVGGGQLAGAAANATGVAPILAQAALLALGLVRGGLSPLAAVQLTGLAASILGLVTGATLPRSKSKTQMLKRDLSSGQNFVAPVLRKEQQTPIEEIPSTASNSDLNLIISNSTSTVQESPKLYQDYGKESQA